A single region of the Sulfitobacter geojensis genome encodes:
- a CDS encoding TrkH family potassium uptake protein → MLDLRPVGYVVGLLVAVLGVAMILPMLVDVAEGRGHWRVFAESALITTLAGGMIALACANGVREGLTIQQTFLLTTGVWLMLPLFGALPFMLGATGSGFTDAFFEAMSGLTTTGSTVLSGLETLPKGLLLWRGILQWLGGVGIIVVAMVFLPELKVGGMQIFKSEGFDTFGKILPRAGQIATQISVIYLWLTLACVLCYVTVGMSIFDATVHSLTTISTGGFANYDASFGAFSGNAEYVASLFMILAALPFVRYVQLLNGNTMALHRDPQVRGFMMTLLALVGVTIIVLHQVFPHAWEKNFREALFNITSIISGTGYASVDYMQWGGFAVTLFFFIGLIGGCAGSTACSIKIFRYQLLFASIRAQLRRIRSPHGIFTPRYEGRPVGPDVLSSVMSFFMFFIVTLGLVAVALSLTGLDFITSVSGAAAALANIGPGLGPIIGPAGNFASLNDTAKWILTVAMLIGRLELLAVYVILTVKFWRA, encoded by the coding sequence ATGTTGGATTTGCGCCCTGTTGGATATGTTGTCGGCTTGTTGGTGGCCGTGCTGGGTGTGGCCATGATCCTGCCAATGCTGGTGGATGTGGCCGAAGGGCGCGGACATTGGCGTGTCTTTGCTGAATCCGCACTGATCACCACGCTGGCCGGAGGCATGATTGCATTGGCCTGTGCCAACGGTGTGCGCGAAGGGTTAACCATTCAGCAAACCTTTCTGCTGACCACGGGCGTCTGGCTGATGTTGCCGCTGTTCGGGGCGCTTCCCTTTATGTTGGGGGCCACCGGTTCGGGGTTCACGGATGCGTTTTTCGAGGCGATGTCGGGGCTGACCACCACCGGTTCGACCGTGCTGAGCGGGCTTGAGACACTGCCCAAAGGTTTGCTGTTGTGGCGCGGTATTCTGCAATGGCTCGGGGGCGTCGGCATCATTGTTGTCGCGATGGTGTTCCTGCCCGAACTCAAAGTCGGCGGCATGCAGATCTTTAAGTCCGAAGGCTTTGACACCTTTGGGAAAATTCTGCCACGCGCCGGTCAGATTGCCACCCAGATTTCGGTCATCTACCTCTGGCTGACGCTTGCTTGTGTGCTGTGCTATGTAACAGTCGGCATGAGCATTTTTGACGCGACAGTGCATTCTTTGACGACCATCTCGACAGGCGGGTTTGCCAATTATGATGCGTCGTTCGGGGCGTTTTCGGGCAACGCGGAATATGTAGCATCGCTGTTTATGATCCTCGCGGCCTTGCCATTTGTACGCTACGTGCAATTGCTGAACGGCAATACAATGGCGCTGCACCGTGATCCGCAGGTGCGCGGCTTTATGATGACGTTGCTTGCGCTGGTCGGGGTGACGATCATCGTCCTGCATCAGGTTTTTCCGCATGCGTGGGAAAAAAACTTTCGCGAGGCGCTGTTCAACATCACGTCGATCATTTCGGGCACCGGATATGCCTCGGTCGATTATATGCAATGGGGCGGCTTTGCGGTTACCCTTTTCTTCTTTATCGGTCTGATTGGCGGTTGTGCGGGATCTACCGCCTGTTCAATCAAGATCTTCCGCTATCAGCTGTTGTTCGCCTCCATCCGCGCCCAGTTGCGCCGCATCCGTTCGCCCCACGGCATCTTTACCCCCCGATACGAAGGACGCCCCGTCGGCCCCGATGTGCTGTCCTCGGTGATGTCGTTTTTCATGTTCTTTATCGTGACGCTGGGGCTGGTGGCAGTGGCGCTTAGCCTGACGGGACTCGATTTCATCACATCCGTGTCTGGTGCGGCAGCAGCTTTGGCCAATATCGGGCCCGGCTTGGGGCCGATCATCGGGCCAGCCGGCAACTTTGCCAGCCTCAACGACACCGCCAAGTGGATCCTGACCGTCGCCATGCTGATTGGCCGGCTGGAACTGCTGGCCGTCTATGTCATTCTTACCGTTAAATTCTGGAGAGCCTAA
- the folE2 gene encoding GTP cyclohydrolase FolE2, whose translation MNVITSVEKAPERAQAEQALATLKAWATSATAAEIDALDPAVTRLLSQTGAYPEFNRVYPDDFAVGDTYHASLPDLQNGPSSLIRGAKQQIQHVGISNFRLPIGFHTRDNGDLTLETSVTGSVSLEADKKGINMSRIMRSFYKHAERTFSFEVIEAALDDYKADLESMDARIQMRFSFPMRIESLRSGLSGYQYYDVALELVEKDGVRRKMIHLDYVYSSTCPCSLELSEHARATRGQLATPHSQRSVARVSAVINEDDSCLWFEDLIDACRRAVPTETQVMVKREDEQAFAELNAANPIFVEDAARLFCEQLQAEPRIGDFRVIASHQESLHSHDAISVLTEGPTFEMQSIDPKLFNTLFHVG comes from the coding sequence ATGAATGTCATAACGTCTGTTGAAAAGGCTCCCGAACGGGCGCAGGCAGAGCAGGCGCTTGCCACGCTCAAGGCATGGGCGACAAGCGCCACTGCGGCCGAGATCGACGCACTTGATCCCGCCGTCACCCGGCTGCTGTCGCAGACCGGTGCTTATCCCGAATTCAACCGGGTCTATCCTGATGATTTTGCCGTCGGTGATACCTATCACGCCAGCCTGCCGGATCTGCAAAACGGTCCCTCTAGTCTGATCCGCGGCGCAAAGCAGCAAATCCAGCATGTGGGCATATCGAACTTCCGTTTGCCCATCGGCTTCCACACCCGTGATAACGGCGATCTGACGCTGGAAACCTCGGTGACAGGATCGGTCAGCCTTGAGGCGGACAAGAAGGGCATCAATATGTCCCGCATCATGCGCAGCTTTTACAAACATGCTGAGCGCACGTTCAGCTTTGAAGTGATCGAAGCGGCGTTGGACGATTACAAGGCGGATCTGGAAAGCATGGATGCGCGCATTCAGATGCGGTTCAGTTTTCCGATGAGAATCGAAAGCCTGCGCTCCGGTCTGTCGGGCTATCAGTATTACGATGTCGCGCTGGAGTTGGTGGAAAAAGACGGGGTGCGGCGTAAAATGATCCACCTTGATTACGTCTATTCCAGCACCTGTCCCTGTTCGCTGGAGCTGTCCGAACATGCCCGCGCGACGCGGGGGCAGCTTGCCACGCCGCACTCGCAGCGCTCGGTTGCGCGGGTGTCTGCGGTGATCAATGAGGACGACAGTTGCCTGTGGTTCGAGGACCTGATCGATGCGTGCCGCCGCGCGGTGCCAACGGAAACCCAAGTGATGGTCAAACGCGAGGACGAACAAGCCTTTGCCGAACTTAACGCGGCCAATCCGATTTTTGTTGAAGATGCGGCGCGTCTGTTTTGCGAACAATTGCAGGCAGAGCCCCGCATCGGCGATTTTCGCGTGATCGCCAGCCATCAGGAAAGCCTGCACAGCCACGACGCGATCTCTGTCCTGACCGAAGGACCCACCTTCGAAATGCAAAGCATTGATCCCAAGCTGTTCAATACCCTGTTCCATGTCGGCTAG
- the metZ gene encoding O-succinylhomoserine sulfhydrylase, which yields MSDDTRNTWNKATKAVHAGTRRSQYGEVSEAIFMTQGFVYDTAEQAEARFESIGPDEFIYARYGNPTVAMFEERIAALEGAEDAFATASGMAAVNGALMSILKAGDHVVSARALFGSCLYIAEEILPRFGVEVTLVDGGDLAQWEAAIRPDTRAVFFESLSNPALELVDIKAVAELAHENGALVVCDNVFATPVYSNAIAQGVDLVIYSATKHIDGQGRALGGVILGSRELIRKTVEPFMKHTGGSMSPFTAWIMLKGLETMALRVKAQTAAAAQVAQALQGHAQLSKVIYPGLDSHPQHALAMSQMGAGGTMLAIEVKGGKEASYRFLNACKIGIISNNLGDAKTILTPPAFTTHQRLPQDQKDALGITPGLVRISIGLEDPDDLIADFMAALSH from the coding sequence ATGAGCGACGACACCCGAAATACATGGAACAAGGCCACCAAGGCCGTGCACGCCGGTACAAGACGCAGCCAGTACGGCGAGGTGTCCGAGGCGATCTTCATGACGCAGGGCTTTGTGTATGACACGGCCGAACAGGCAGAAGCGCGTTTTGAAAGCATCGGGCCGGATGAATTCATCTATGCGCGCTACGGCAACCCGACGGTGGCAATGTTCGAAGAACGCATTGCAGCGCTGGAAGGGGCCGAAGATGCCTTTGCCACGGCGTCCGGCATGGCGGCGGTTAACGGCGCTTTGATGTCGATCCTCAAGGCGGGCGATCATGTTGTGTCGGCGCGCGCATTGTTTGGATCGTGCCTGTACATTGCCGAGGAAATCCTGCCGCGTTTCGGCGTCGAGGTGACATTGGTCGACGGCGGCGATCTGGCCCAGTGGGAGGCGGCGATCCGCCCTGACACGCGGGCCGTGTTTTTTGAATCCCTGTCGAATCCGGCGTTGGAGCTGGTTGATATCAAAGCGGTAGCAGAACTGGCCCATGAAAACGGGGCACTGGTGGTCTGCGACAATGTTTTTGCCACACCGGTCTATTCGAATGCCATCGCGCAGGGCGTTGATCTGGTGATCTATTCTGCCACGAAACACATTGACGGACAGGGCCGCGCCCTTGGCGGGGTGATCCTGGGCAGCCGTGAATTAATCCGTAAAACGGTTGAACCTTTCATGAAGCACACGGGCGGCTCGATGAGCCCGTTTACCGCGTGGATCATGTTGAAGGGGCTGGAAACCATGGCGCTGCGGGTCAAGGCGCAGACCGCAGCAGCAGCACAGGTTGCGCAGGCGTTGCAGGGGCATGCGCAGCTGAGCAAGGTCATCTATCCCGGTCTGGACAGCCATCCACAGCACGCCTTGGCCATGTCGCAGATGGGGGCAGGGGGCACCATGCTTGCCATCGAAGTGAAAGGCGGCAAGGAAGCGTCCTACCGGTTCCTGAATGCCTGCAAGATCGGTATCATCTCCAACAACCTTGGGGATGCGAAAACCATCCTTACGCCGCCGGCCTTTACCACCCACCAGCGCTTGCCGCAGGATCAGAAGGACGCGTTGGGGATCACACCGGGTTTGGTGCGTATTTCGATTGGTCTGGAAGACCCTGATGATCTGATCGCAGATTTCATGGCGGCGCTTTCGCACTGA